The proteins below are encoded in one region of Alistipes indistinctus YIT 12060:
- a CDS encoding PAS domain-containing sensor histidine kinase, with protein sequence MRASECPNEKIPDHDDRQESCRYPGTDCYPDSLLDAMLSGLIFFDSEGIIFRTNTTARKDLHLADSVAGCKLGDVCSIDFRGSNILADLLSRFQDPAVTQVPLTQDALLCTKDGKVSFFAAGRISRLERGHFVFAYRNTVDEMTNESMINIALSVSKIFPWFYDFEQQTMIIDQRYFDYTGIPTKDRTMTLEAFAERLHPDDRAAMAHAFALQLSGVYYPHSVPFRLRRGDDTYEWFEGQSAYLGQLKNMPYRIVGICMSTQTHKDTEKALTIAKDKAEQSDRLKSAFLANMSHEIRTPLNAIVGFSNLLAGGDPDISEEEADEYAALISKNCDYLLTLVSDILDLSRFEAGSMEFCFTNQPLGHILSDIHGKYADRIPAGVRFNLLVPPHDIRIDTDALRLRQVMEHLVGNALKFTEKGHIDLGYSLTGDGKEVRLFVTDTGCGIPSDMTEKVFDRFYKIDSFKQGAGLGLSVCKTIIEGMGGRIAVSSQPGKGSRFTVRLPMKQQK encoded by the coding sequence ATGCGTGCCTCCGAATGCCCAAACGAAAAAATCCCCGATCACGACGACCGGCAGGAATCATGCCGTTACCCAGGTACCGACTGCTACCCCGACAGTCTGCTCGACGCCATGCTGTCCGGTTTGATTTTCTTCGACTCGGAAGGGATTATTTTCCGCACCAATACGACGGCACGCAAAGACCTCCACCTCGCGGATAGCGTCGCCGGATGCAAACTCGGGGACGTGTGCTCCATCGACTTTCGTGGCAGCAACATCCTCGCCGACCTGCTTTCCCGTTTCCAAGACCCGGCTGTCACACAAGTTCCCTTAACGCAAGACGCCCTCCTTTGCACAAAAGACGGCAAAGTATCCTTTTTTGCCGCCGGCCGAATATCCCGTCTGGAACGGGGGCATTTCGTGTTCGCGTACCGCAATACCGTGGACGAGATGACCAACGAATCCATGATCAATATAGCCCTGAGCGTATCCAAAATATTCCCTTGGTTCTATGATTTCGAGCAACAGACGATGATCATCGACCAACGGTATTTCGACTATACCGGGATTCCGACAAAGGACCGTACGATGACCCTCGAAGCCTTCGCCGAAAGGCTCCATCCGGACGACCGGGCCGCCATGGCCCACGCCTTTGCCTTGCAACTCAGCGGGGTGTACTATCCTCATTCCGTCCCGTTCCGCCTACGTCGCGGCGACGATACCTACGAATGGTTCGAAGGACAATCAGCGTACCTCGGGCAATTGAAAAACATGCCTTACCGCATAGTAGGTATTTGTATGAGTACGCAGACCCATAAGGATACAGAAAAAGCTTTGACTATTGCCAAAGACAAAGCCGAACAAAGCGACCGCCTCAAATCGGCTTTCCTGGCCAACATGAGCCATGAGATACGCACGCCGCTAAATGCTATCGTAGGGTTCTCGAATCTGCTTGCAGGCGGCGATCCGGATATCAGCGAAGAGGAAGCTGACGAGTATGCCGCGCTGATCAGCAAGAACTGCGACTATCTGCTCACCCTCGTTTCGGATATCCTCGACCTGTCGCGCTTCGAAGCCGGCTCCATGGAGTTTTGCTTCACAAACCAACCGCTCGGACACATATTGTCCGACATTCATGGAAAATATGCGGACAGAATACCGGCAGGCGTCAGATTCAACCTGTTGGTACCTCCCCACGACATCCGGATCGACACGGATGCCCTGCGCTTGCGGCAGGTGATGGAACACCTGGTCGGCAACGCATTGAAATTCACAGAAAAAGGCCATATAGACCTCGGTTATTCGCTTACCGGCGACGGAAAGGAAGTTCGGCTTTTCGTCACGGATACCGGGTGCGGCATCCCGTCGGACATGACAGAGAAGGTATTCGACCGATTTTATAAAATTGACTCTTTCAAGCAGGGTGCCGGACTGGGGCTGTCGGTCTGCAAAACCATTATAGAGGGCATGGGAGGCCGGATCGCCGTATCCTCCCAACCGGGGAAAGGCTCCCGGTTCACCGTAAGGCTCCCGATGAAACAACAAAAATAA
- a CDS encoding LruC domain-containing protein, translated as MKAKESLFLLLSGITAFTVLMTGCVKQPDYSGPDDNGQGGGNGFDYATVADVKINVDYSMKGNKAVFEVFAENPVIEKDGLLVRKEGVKSLLKAYTDRDSKYSGVVNLPTATDRVWLYSESYGLPTCVETQVTASGISFNLDSFLENLASQRKDRTAAAAQASLTRGGSTPDNILNVQTPLGGYDIDGKPDYLEKNAATVPDGLMNRVQNVLLPGTNNSQYALPAEKVNIEITQEASLKLVFLSELSQWANAIGYYYYETGHAPKTLQEFLDLPKYVALPNCSMYNGNYEYPGYTPPLKPGMQVRLKYFGQDGQPSDKFPAGITVGWFIMPSGFKISWGQLILPTNFGTFKSSNSDFNNYQEKVCVSLYDKASGKTVIGFEDGADSDYKDVLFYLDADPKGGIDDSDKPVIDPGEEYPDITGDPIEGTLAFEDLWPSQGDYDMNDVVVAYSTTFTTDKDNKLIAMKDVFTPLHSGGSLKSAFGYQLDMPTTAVKNVTIDHFSSSAQTVGGLESNQSKAVIMLFDDIHQAVAQGPITVVTELDGSVSMDKTTRKSLYNPFVCVSSEGFAPGVLRKEVHLTNYAPTLLADPYPFGRNDDKSSVDKQGNPTGPYYYVTADLHPFAIDLPVPDYHIPDESVKIDDFYPDFAGWVTSKGEKNKEWYLKPAK; from the coding sequence ATGAAAGCGAAAGAAAGCCTGTTTTTGCTGTTGTCCGGCATTACGGCATTTACGGTACTGATGACGGGATGCGTCAAACAACCGGATTATTCTGGCCCCGACGACAACGGGCAGGGTGGCGGAAACGGATTCGATTACGCTACTGTGGCCGATGTCAAAATAAACGTCGATTACTCCATGAAGGGCAACAAAGCTGTTTTCGAAGTATTCGCAGAAAATCCCGTTATCGAAAAGGACGGCCTGTTGGTCCGGAAAGAAGGAGTCAAGTCGCTGCTTAAAGCCTACACCGACCGGGACAGCAAATACTCCGGAGTGGTCAACCTGCCCACGGCCACCGATAGAGTGTGGTTGTACAGCGAGTCCTACGGCCTGCCCACCTGTGTGGAAACGCAGGTAACCGCGTCGGGGATTTCGTTCAACCTCGATTCCTTCCTGGAGAATCTGGCTTCGCAGCGAAAGGACCGTACCGCGGCGGCCGCACAAGCTTCCCTGACACGCGGAGGATCGACCCCGGACAACATCCTGAATGTCCAGACGCCGCTGGGCGGTTATGATATCGACGGCAAGCCGGACTACCTCGAAAAAAACGCGGCCACGGTTCCCGACGGGTTGATGAATCGCGTGCAGAACGTGCTCCTTCCGGGAACGAACAACTCGCAGTATGCCCTTCCCGCCGAGAAGGTCAATATCGAGATAACGCAGGAGGCCTCCCTGAAGCTGGTGTTCCTCTCCGAACTTTCGCAGTGGGCCAACGCCATCGGCTACTATTACTACGAAACGGGGCATGCCCCTAAGACCTTGCAGGAATTCCTCGACCTGCCCAAGTACGTCGCGCTTCCCAACTGTTCGATGTACAACGGCAATTACGAGTATCCGGGTTATACACCTCCTTTGAAACCCGGCATGCAGGTGAGGCTGAAATATTTCGGCCAGGACGGCCAGCCTTCGGATAAATTCCCCGCAGGCATCACGGTCGGATGGTTCATCATGCCCAGCGGTTTCAAAATTTCCTGGGGACAGCTGATACTCCCCACCAATTTCGGCACATTCAAAAGCTCGAACAGCGATTTCAACAATTACCAGGAAAAGGTCTGCGTGAGCCTTTACGACAAAGCCAGCGGAAAGACGGTAATCGGTTTCGAGGATGGAGCCGACAGCGATTATAAAGATGTGCTGTTCTATCTGGATGCCGATCCTAAAGGCGGCATCGACGATTCGGACAAACCGGTAATCGACCCCGGCGAGGAGTACCCCGACATAACGGGCGATCCGATTGAAGGGACGCTGGCTTTCGAGGATTTGTGGCCCAGCCAGGGCGACTATGACATGAACGACGTGGTGGTGGCTTACAGCACGACCTTTACGACGGATAAAGACAACAAGCTGATCGCCATGAAAGATGTTTTTACTCCGCTACACAGCGGAGGCTCGCTCAAAAGTGCTTTCGGCTACCAGCTCGACATGCCGACAACGGCGGTTAAAAACGTGACGATCGACCATTTCTCTTCCTCGGCGCAGACGGTCGGCGGACTGGAATCGAACCAAAGTAAAGCCGTCATCATGCTGTTCGACGATATCCATCAGGCCGTGGCACAGGGCCCGATCACTGTAGTGACTGAATTGGACGGAAGTGTTTCGATGGATAAAACGACGAGAAAATCCTTGTATAATCCCTTTGTTTGCGTGAGCAGCGAAGGGTTCGCACCCGGGGTACTCCGCAAAGAAGTCCACCTGACCAATTATGCCCCGACCTTGCTGGCCGACCCGTATCCTTTCGGGCGGAACGACGACAAGAGTTCCGTGGATAAACAGGGAAATCCGACGGGCCCGTATTACTATGTGACGGCCGATCTTCATCCGTTCGCCATCGACCTGCCGGTTCCCGATTACCATATCCCGGACGAAAGCGTCAAGATCGACGATTTTTACCCTGATTTCGCCGGATGGGTGACCAGTAAGGGTGAGAAGAACAAGGAATGGTACCTCAAACCCGCAAAATAG
- a CDS encoding helix-turn-helix domain-containing protein has protein sequence MDEEPLTDLTGQEAPGKEEFHICTELSDFPVSDCPAFLREGVGGVCISGHITIQVLDNKFRIAPNMVFTLLPWQLAFIKEVSEDFRMTFFRISQTMFIDTLSGLWRLRPGFFFYMSRHLVSGSDEGYIRRFLSYCDLMEYWNKHSPANCRRETVMQFLRLYYWILYAAYINDPMAEVTRYTHKEELAFRFMHYIIEEHSPDKDVTYYARKLGLSAKSLTNLIRSISGQSARDWIVFYTIFEIKTLLRDSSLDIKAIAARTHFPDHATLSRYFRRYTGMTPTKYRESFFF, from the coding sequence ATGGACGAAGAACCACTAACGGATTTAACTGGACAAGAGGCGCCGGGAAAAGAGGAGTTCCATATTTGTACCGAGCTTTCCGATTTTCCCGTGTCGGATTGTCCCGCTTTTCTCAGGGAAGGAGTGGGAGGAGTTTGCATATCCGGACATATCACGATTCAGGTACTCGACAACAAATTCCGTATCGCGCCGAATATGGTTTTCACCTTGCTGCCCTGGCAGCTTGCGTTCATTAAGGAAGTCAGCGAAGATTTTCGCATGACCTTTTTCCGGATATCCCAGACGATGTTCATCGACACGTTGAGCGGACTGTGGAGGTTGCGTCCGGGATTCTTTTTCTACATGAGCCGGCATCTCGTATCCGGTTCCGACGAAGGCTATATCCGGCGATTCCTGAGTTACTGCGACCTGATGGAATATTGGAACAAACATTCGCCGGCAAATTGCCGCAGGGAGACGGTCATGCAATTTCTGCGGCTCTATTACTGGATTCTTTATGCGGCCTATATCAACGATCCCATGGCGGAAGTAACCCGGTATACCCATAAAGAGGAATTGGCCTTCAGGTTTATGCATTATATCATCGAAGAGCATTCACCAGATAAAGATGTAACGTACTACGCCCGAAAACTGGGCCTTTCCGCAAAATCCCTGACGAATCTGATCCGAAGTATCAGTGGCCAGTCCGCCCGCGATTGGATCGTTTTTTACACGATCTTCGAAATAAAAACCTTGCTCAGGGATTCGTCTCTGGATATCAAGGCTATTGCCGCGCGTACGCATTTTCCCGACCATGCGACGCTGAGCCGCTACTTTCGCCGCTATACCGGCATGACCCCTACGAAGTACCGCGAGAGTTTCTTTTTCTGA